The Brachyhypopomus gauderio isolate BG-103 chromosome 1, BGAUD_0.2, whole genome shotgun sequence genome includes the window GGAGACCTCTACTCTTGTCTGAACCTGGGCGTTACCTGTTCCAAACAACTCCCGCCAATTATAACCAGATGGCTCAGATGTTTGAATGAATATCACGCTTCATAAAATCAAAGTAGCAGAAGTACTCTCTGTAGCAGATAGTTTCCCCTCtgtcaggatggatcgctgtaCTCTGTAATGGGGCGTGTGTGAGTGGGTTGGGATTATGGACTAGTATCTTTATTCTGCGTGATCAGCAGGGGTGGTGTGTTGATATGAATAGTGACAATGTCTATTTGCAGATTACAAGAGTTGGCGGCTGCGCAGGAACGAGGCGGATCTTCCGGAGTTAAAGAGGacggtgttgtgccgaattcagaCTCCTCGGCAgaatccgactcccctcgtttgcacgcacataaagacactacagatgCTATTCGCGATTTAcgttgtttctatgcataaaccTTAACACGGACGAAAGTCGTGAAGgcactgcgcactgttttttgcaataatttccaccaaagaccaccaaacaagttgtattatcCTAAAcgacaacctacaactcttgaATTGGTATTTATACCTCTTATCTCTCTTTGTGGTGGTCAATGTTTGTGTATAAATTTCCATTGCCATTGATTCAATTACCCAACACAGATTCTTGCCTATGGAAATGTAGTCCCCTTTATTATAAGGCATCACTACCATATGGtcaataaaatacaaacattcaaaagctcctgaaatgtataaaaaaatgtataaatatgcaccagagttgtaggttgctgtttaagatgcactttatgtaatacaacttgttttgtggacttatgacggaccgtttaaaagctattgaaattcttagacaaaaaactgaccaccacaaataggtgcaaggtataaatacctAGTTAAGAGTTGTATGTTGTCGTACGTCATGTTGGTGGTCTAATGAAGGACCGTTAAGAAGCGATTGAAATGACTGGAAAAACAAAGTGTGctgtgctctggggcctttacgaccgccCCTTGCGTCCGTGTTGTCGGTGTCAGTAGCATATGCCACTGTCACCTGTACGTAAGCTGCTATTAAAACAGTAATGCTATTAAAACATTGTATGCTATAAAATAAAAACGTAGGATAACACTTCGTAACGAGGAAATCTGAACAATAGGTTTAAATAAACATGCTTGTTAGGAACAGGTGAAACAAGTCAATATTCCGGAGACGCTGATCTCCGGTGCATTGTGGGAAGCGGAGTCCTGAGCGTCAGAGCTGGAGAGTAGCTGGACGATTTCCCACGGGAGTTTCGTAGACCTGAACGAACGTCAGAGGACTTTAACATTGGATTTTGTTACACTGAAACATTTTTCATGTTTAATAAGTCTGTTTGTTTCTAATTGctgtaatttttattttaagccTACGTTTTTATGTCTTTATGTTAACATTTTTGTTTAATTCTTGTTTGTTAAACTTTGACATAACATAACTTCTTCTCCTTAACCTTGTAGCGATGTTGTCAAAATGAGAATATTCTATATCACAGTGCATGAGCTTATACTAGGAGATTTATGctattaatatttaaattttCAGTAATATTACTCCTATTTGAATGAAACGGTATTTAAAAAACATTCGAAATAGGTAAAGATCCACTTCGTCATATGTCTAATTAAAACAGAATAAAAACTATAATCTTAATGTTTCAAGTGTTGAGGTGCTAGGCCTGACATTGCACACAAGATGGCAGAGTTTATCTTTATTTGAGCACGGACTCTTTCATGGCTACGGAGGTAGTAATGTACAGAGTAGCGGAAATCTGAGTTAAATGTCTTTCAAAAACATCTGAAGTCTAGCAGTCAGTTCTGATAATATATTGAATTATACTGATTATAATTCCGAGTAATTTATGGCAGTAACAGAGAGCAagtgaaaaaagaaacaaagtCTAGTTTATTACAAGAGTGGGGGAAgcgtacacatgcacatacgcaCAACTGCAAGACCAAAAGCAGGACAGGAGGAATCTGGAATCTGGCGAGAAGATGATTTCTGGAattcagcatgtgatttacatGCATCACATCGACAGAGAATAGTGTCCATTCTGCAGGGGAAACGGTCTAACACGCTTTTGGTATTAAAAAAACACTTATATTCCTCTCCTTGACGATGTAATTTGGGCTAACACGTTTTCGGTTGTTACACCAATCTTTCACAGAAACAGCAGGGAAGAAATAATACTATATTAGTATACTAGAAATAATACTAGTCTGTGCTTGTTTGTGTTTTCCTTTTTTGCATCGAAACAAGTGCTGCATAATACTGTCAGAATGAAAGCGTTTATGTGGTATCGCGATCATGTCATTGAAATACTTCATTTAAAGTACATAATAAAAAGACGAACGTAATGTTGGATAGCGAGGTTTTATGGTAATACACAAGATGGTAAGAAATCACAGACACATCAAAGCGTGTATTTAATGGCTTATGTAAATAGGGAATGCAAGTCAGTAATTTTATGCAATTACTCatgaacacaggtacacacacgcacacatgataCTTAGAATGAATAGTGTCATAACTTGTGTAAATGCGAGGAGGTATGTGGTTAAATCTCAGTGGGTCATATTTACAGTCATAAATACAGCACTTTATGGTTGTCCAACAGCAATCTGTTTTATTTCCGGCgtccaataaaataaaaaagtcaTGTTGCTATCTTTTTAgttatttacctatttattattatttattatgtgtacacacactatGAGTGACTGTCGTCCAAACTCAGAATACATCAGATCATATTCTTTGCTGTTCAGCCATGAGAAAAGATGCATATCGGACAGTCTGATCTACATTCTAAACAAAGCCTTAACGCACAGTCATAGTCTAATCTAACTTCGGCACCAGACCAACAAGTGCGGAGACTTTTTTTTCTTACTCTTGTCTTAGTATGAGCAAACTGCCCCTGCGGTGAACACTCACGTTTAGCTCACTGCATTACGACCTAATattaggatcatgcagctctgCGGTACTGCCTGATGTGCGTTCTCCTTCTTTCTACAATCATAACCATGTATTGCTCCAGGCAAACAGGACTTTCATTTGAACTTAGCGCCGCATGATTACGAAGGACGAATGCTTCTAGACGCCACGATGGAGTCATTAGCCCAAACGTAACATTCATCATAAAACTTAACAGAAGAAACAAGCCGAACAACCGTTCTGTTTGTCACGTCTGTCTGTCATAGGGGGATTAATTCCTGCAAAAGAGGTACCGGGAGTTACACGCGCTGTAGGTCCCTAAGACTTTGGGTCAACGTTCCAAGAAAACAAACAGACCCACCTCAGTTCTCCTGGGATGGGCATTAACAGCACAAACCAAGCGGTTTCATTCGACCCAAAATCATCAgtacacccccccaccaccgctCCCCTGACAGTTTGATAGCAGCTGTTGAACGTGTGCTGTGGCGAAACGTGCTCTACAAGGCAGAGCTTGCTTCCTCTGTTCGCTCCAACAAGTCAATAAAACCCGCTGGTATGCCGAACATCTCTGGAAGGCGAGATACGCGAGGGCGGAATTTAATCAGGGATAAAGCGGTAACCGCCACTGCAGCGCCAGGCCGGCGTGCCCGAAAAACGCCCCGGACTAAAGTAAATAATCGATGGCAGAAGATGCGGCGTGGAGGTGCATGCCAGCGCATCCATCATCTTCCGGCTGCCCAGGGCTTAAGGGGTGCGCGAGAGTGGAGAGCGGGTATCATAGCGATCcttgggagagggggaggggagatgtAGGCTTGCATCTTAATTACTTTGTGGCAAGAGATGTCAAAGGAGTATGGTATTTCACTTGAATATTATATTCCCATATGGATTTTTTTTCGTACTTTAATTCAAGTGAATTTTCTGCGTGTCATGCATTTTCTGAATATTATACATTATAGGTCTCTGCAGAAGGGTTGGTGTTTGCTACTACTGCAACGctactgtgtacacacacacacacacacacacacacacacacacacacacacacacacacacacgggtataCATATTATAAGTAGCAAATTTACACTGAGACTGCATTTTAGTACTACTTATGTCTTTATActacttatatatagtataaataaaaaaaattcataCACATTTAGCTAATTACACAGGAATTatgtttttgttctgtttgttttgttttgtactTGGACTGATTCTAGTAGCAGGAACCTTACTGCTGGTTGCAGTACTGCAAGTGTTCATCACCTGGCTGAAGTTCAAATGCCATATTTTATGTACAGTGGTGCCAGTATGTCATTCTAGCTGCAGAACACAGTGTCAGTCCAAGAGGGAGTTCATATTAACACAACAGTGGCTTGATGAATAGGCCTTTTCCCTCAGTGTGAGCGGGTTGAGTGTGTGCCACTTTGGAAAGCTGTGCTTGCCAAAAGTAACGTGTGACCTCATCTGATTTTcttattttctctctttctctgaggCTCAAACTGCTTGCAGAACTGCTACAATTCCTCACCTTTCCTCctgctgttttgtttcttcttttCTTGGCCTTGAACAGTCAAAATGCATTCAGTGTTCATTCATAAGTTCACAAACATCCCATTCAGGTTGTGATGGTTTCATCTGAGGATTCTGAATGCCTCTAAGTAGAACTGAGAATTAGGAAGCAGCAATCGTTACCATCATGTAACATTAAACGCTCTAATTTGAGCTTTGTTACTTTGAAAATGTGTTGGGTCTATGATCCTACAGACCTGTTATGACAGCTGTGGTAGATAAATGTTCTAATTGTGTTAGGCAGATGTCCTACCTTTAGTATCCTAATTGCCTATCTTGCAGTTAAGACATGCGATTTTGACTCAGCACCATAGCAGCAGTTGGCCTGATGTCCAGAACAGAGCTTGGGTGAAAAGTGAATGAGTTTGACTGAATGATGCCTTTCCTGTCAGCTGACATAAAACCATAAGACTGACTGTGCATTAGATGCACTGGATATCTTCAGGGTCTTCGAGGACTCCATCAATCTACTTCATGTCATGGAATGTCTCTGTTGGGAATACTGTTTCCATTCCGGCAGAATATGATGTATGGTTCTGGACTCAGCATTTTTTATATACACTGAAGAGGACAGCATCGCAGTGTTCAAAGCCTGCTCCCCAGATAGCTAGCTCAGAttccaaacctgaaacataGATCTTAGGAATAAATGTGGACATGGGTAGAGAGTAGTAAAGGTGTAATGAACTACATATCCCATAGACATTTTAGGCATGTCAGGCATGAGCTGACCCCATTCACCTCAGCATAGCAGCATTGAGTCTATCACTCATCCCTTTGATTCAACAAGCCCTTCCCTCCTGATCCACTGTTTATTGCCTTTTGGCTCTGAATGGGAGAAATCCAGGGTGAAGTACTCTCCCACCCTCAACGTATGTACCGTAGCAGCGGCCCAGTCCGAGGGGCACCAGAAAACTGCCTGTTCAGAACCAGGACATGGAGTTTAGAGGATCACACCTCAAAGAGCTCAACAGCAAGATGGTTGAGCAGAAACCAGCTCTGTTCTGTAGACTGTTCCTCTACAAAGTGCTCGCAGCAGATTTCACCATGACTGTGTTTCCGTTTGCCATGAATACCAGTTATGTCTTTGTGCACCCAGTGGATGTTCATGAGTAAGGCAGTAATGATGAGATGGGACAGCAAGATATTTATCATTGAAATTTTGAaatttgaatatttttttgcagtttttttttgcACAGTAATGAGCCAAGTGCCTATTGACTTGGAGTGAGTTAACAGCATACTAATGGGACGTCAGAGGCGGTTAAGTGTGTGAGGCGGTGCACCCTTAGAGGGAGTTTATAAAACGATTTAATAAAGTAGCTCTCAAAATCTTGGACACCAAGCCAGTGAAAGGCCATAAAAACTTTGGCTGCCTGATTTAAACAAGGCTACCTTATTTAAATGGCAAACGTTCTTAGCAATGAAAGGAACTTAACTCAGGGGGTGTGTGGGATTGAGAAAGAATTATCTTGCACCTCGTGACTCCTATCCAGAGATGGCTGGTTGTGGTGGGGGCAGTAATTACACAATTACCTAATTTACAAATGATACTACAAATGGACTTGTAATCAGATAATGAGCCAAATTTTATGTTTTCATTTAACACAGACATAGATTGATCAGGGAAAACTGCTCTGCAGTAACTTCCACAGAACTGGGGCTGAGAACCCTATGCAGAGATGAGCAATCCTTCTTTTCGAAGCCCCGATAAAAAAGggcataaataattttttttaaaggcaCCTTCCTTTCAAAGCTTCCACAGCCGATGAATAACCTCACCGATGTTCCCCAGGACAGAGCCAAGTATTTAGATATTCCTTGTGAGGCTCACGCCCATAGCCTTCTGGCTAACAGTAGCATGGACTGCCACCACCCTTTTCCAAGAACATTTCAAAGACCTTCTTGTTGTTCTCTCCATTTTATGCATTTTGCTTCATTTGTAGTTCAGCAGTTGTCAACCACCCGCTGACTTGTGAACCACCCGCTGTCAATAATGTGGTGCCACAGCCTTTGGCCTGAACTTTTCCAAGACCTTCTGCTTTGAATCTACTGCCAtcctcatttttttcttttcgtttTACTCATTGCTCAGACATTTCAAAAGTAATGTGTCTGATTGATCTGATCCCTTTATAGTTTATCTAGACTCTCTGGTACAGGGTTCAGAGACAGCTAAGGAACCTTGTAAGATGTTTTAAGGAGATTGAGTTCCAGCCAGCATAAGGTGGATCTGAATCCATTGGAACTTCACCTTGGAATCAAGTGGAGTGGAAATGGATTTGTTCTGGACCCAGTTCCCCACTGGAAAAGCCTGACTAACACTGCTACACTCCAAAGCCCAAACCCATAGGAGCTGCAAAAGAAGCATTTTTATTACTTACAGAAGGTTTGATTTTGTGCAAATAATTCTACAAAAGGCTCCTAGCAAATCTCCCAAAAAGAGAAAATGCCCAAGGGACatttctttcttcctttctaTAAGAGTTTAGCTTTAATTCTGCCTGGACATGATGATGATTGGTTGTGTAATAACATGCCAAAACATGTAGCATCAGATGTTTTCAGAGCATAAGTAGTTGGAGAATGTTGCCAATGCTGATGCCACCCAAATATCTGCCTGATGTGATGTTTAGCATAAGCACAACTGATGTAATGATTTAACATAATTAACCAATAATGCAATCTTGGCTAACAATAAATGAATGCGAACATGGATGCTTACATTCATTTTTTAATAATCCTTTCTGCTGTTTGAACCAAAATAAAAACTACTCAGCGTGAATCTTAAATATAACCTTTATTTCTTTACAACAATCCTCTTCTGCATCAGAGTACAAAACCTTCTTGATTATGTATGAAACCAGTTTTAAATAGAGAATGTCAGAATACTAAACTGCATAGGACTTTAAAACTGAATGGTACTGATAATATACAGAAATGGAGCAGGCTAATGCAGTTACTATTGAACTTTTTAATATATAAGGCACTGCATGTTAGACTGTGGAGGTTTAACTACATGTAGGCTACTCTACAGTAGTAATAATTAAAGAGAAAGCCCATTGTCTTAAGCCCAGTGGCAAAGTTGAGCCTAAAAGCAAACACAGAACTGATTCCACTTCATCAGTGCTGTATGAATGATGGATTGTAAAGATTGCTATAAGACAACAAACGTCTTGCTTTTGCATGGATGATGACCACACTATACTGAATCCATCAATGCAAATGTTTGGAGTACTCGAAATGATATTTGGCAGTGTTTTATGTCTTGGACTGGGAACACAGGCAGAGTAACCCCACTGAAACCAACGTAGAGGATCAAACCCTTTCCATTGCATTAGCCCAGTGGGTCTATTTGTGTGCAACGATCATTCGTCCTGCCAGACTGTTGGCACTGCTGTCATTTTCTGGCtgtatttatttgctttttggGTCTGGGTTGCCCCTTTGCCACCAAGACTCGTTACAGAGGTGCGTTCCTAATGAATCTAATCTGGATTTATTAAAGTGGCAGGATCAAGCTATGCAAACAGCTGCACAGAACCCCCTTAACAATCGATGCCACGAATGCTCTCACCAATTTGAAAACACCTCGGAACATGCACTACAGTTTGTTGCCAGATTGAACATGACTTCACCTTATTCATTCCAATGCTTTAGTCAATACTGAAAGGAACAGTAACTGGGTAAGCAGGGAACTGGAATCTTAATCCTCTTATGCCCAGAGAACTATAAGGAAAAGCATAATCATGTGAACATCGTCCACTGGGACTCCACCAACTGTGATTTGTAAACTTTGAAGGCAAAAtttgatgttttattttatttttgtagaTTAAAAACAAAGGTTTAAAAAGATTTAAAGTAATTTTAACCTGAGTAATTTAGCCATAttaatcatacataactcctgCAGGACTGGGGGCACTCACTATACCTTACCGCCAGTTCCAGCTATTAGGTTTAAACCTCAGTATTAATCCATCACTGAAGCCATTCTTTAACAATGAGACTCATTACTTATATTGTCTCAGTCTTCAACTCATGGCCCATCATTGCTGCTATGGATGTAAGCACATTTAGAAGACGTTTTGGTAAGGTGAAGTTCCATAATGCTTTGATTAACTGCTACATGGTTGTGgggacctttattttgaattCACTTATTTTAGGTGTTCCAAATGAAGCTGGAGAGGAGGACTGGGGGTGTGGCCACGACTCCTCCccatccccctccccccaaaaaaGCAGTCTGTTATGTATCGCCATTGTTGCTTAGCATACTCAATAtgtatacagatgtgaattggaAGTACAGGTGGTCGTTAGAAGGCATAGGGTCCTACGACAATGGTCAGCCGTAATAAGGAGCTGGTGCGATAGTTTGTGACGGTGTGGTGAGTGAGCATCTCTAAGTCGACAATTAGTTCCAGAGGGCCCTCCAGGGACTTGATCAACACCAACATCGCACTCACATTACTGGAACGCTGGAAAAGATGAGGCAGTTAAAATAAAGTGATACGGGACCTGAGCTTGAGGATAAATGACATGGTGATAGAGTAggaaatatatatacatgtatacatacatacacacacactatattgctaaaagtattcgctcacccatccaaattatatttatatttgcaaacatttatgaaagaatgggtcactctcaggagctcagtaaaGTCCAGTGTACAACTGATAGGAAGCCAcctgtgaaatttcctcgctcctaaacattccacagtcaactgtcagctgtattataagaaaatgtaagTGTTTGgaaacgacagcaactcagccatgaagagGTAGGCTACGTAATCTGACTAAcaggggtcagcggatgctgaagtgcatagtacaaaggggcagtcatggcctggcggttagggagctggtcttgtgaccggagggtcgtgggttcgattcccagacaggccatgactgaggtgcccttgagcaaggcacctaaccccaactgctccccgggcgccgggctagggctgcccaccgctctgggcacgtgtgatccacagccccctagtaatcactagtgtgtgtgtgtgtgttctgactgcacagatgggttaaaagcggaggacaaatttcgattggggtgtaaaaatcacaattgacaaaatatggcacatttcatttcaaagaGTTGACCGACTTTCTGCAGactcaatcactacagacatccaaacttcatgtggccttcagattagctcaggAACAATGCGCAAAAAGCTTCATGGAATGAGTCGCAGGTGCATCCAAACCATAcgtcaccaagtgcaatgcatagcgtcggatgcagtggtgtaaagcacgccgccactgtactctagagcagtggaggtgtgttctctggagtgacaaattgcacttctccatctggaaatctgatggacgagtctgggtttggcagttgccaggagaacggtacttatctgactgcattgtgtctgactgcattgtgccaagtttggtggaggggggattatggtatggggttgtttttcaggagctgggtttggccccttagttccagtgaaaggaactctgaatgcttcagcataccaagacattttggacaattccatgctcccaactttgtgggaacagtttggagctggccccttcctcttcccaacatgactgtgcaccagtgcacaaagtaaggtccataaagacatggatggcagtgtctggtgtggatgaacttaaCTAGTCTGCACAGAttcctgacctcaaccctatataacacctttgggattaattagagcagagactgagagccaggtcttctcgtccaacatcagtatttgacctcacaaatgtgcttctagaagaatggtcaaaaatccccataaataCACTCTTAAACCTTGTAGACAGCCTTTCCAGAagtgttgaagctgttctagctgcaaagggtggaccaacgtcatattgaaccctatggattaggaatgggatgtctcTTAAGCTAATGTGAGTCAGGGAAGGTGAGTggatacttttggcaatatatatTGAGTTTTTACTCACCCTTAAAAAGAACTCTCCTCCGTCATTGCCAGCTCTGATCCTGAAGGTGTTGTGCGTGTTAGGGTAGATGTTGGTGGCTTGAATCTGGAAGATGTCCGCCGGTATGGCACGTTCCGAGTGAATGCTCATGTACTTGTAAACGATGGACTGTGGCAGACCGCGGCACCCGCTCGTGGACTGGCACACACACCGACTGGAAACGGAAAAGAACCGCACTGTACCACCATCGTTTAACAAGCCGCACTGCTCACCGCTACTACGGGCGAGGGAATTACACGGTTGGGCGACCGTTTCCGTTCGGTTTGACTTTCAAGGTGCAAAAAAAACATTCAAGGATGCTTTTTGGGGTCGCTGCACGGTGGACTTACTTTTCGGACGTACGAACATACGGCTCCTGGCAGGGGTTGCTGGGGTAACAGCGGTAGCCTCCGAAATAGTTCCAACACATCTCCTCCTCGCTGCATTCATGGCCGGTTTCACACTCGTTAATGTCTATAACAACATGGGGGAACGGGACATGGGGCGAGCTGAACACTTCAGAACGTTCATTCCACTTCTATTGTTGCAATCAGTCCTGGAACCACCGTAACATTACAAAAGGGGAGTCGCATATCAAGGAGGTTTGTGTCCTTGCAGGCAGTTAATACAGTTGTAGTGCAAGCATACATAATTCCCAAACCCCTATGGAAAACAAATTTCATACAAGGATGGTTTCCCAGGCTTGTACTAAATGGCAGTGGCAGTGGTGATTCACTATTGAAAATCTGCATTAAATCCAGGATTAGGCTTAATCCATGTTTGGCAAACCATCCTGTAGAGTATTAAGATTAGAACTGTACTAAACCCTGGCCCCTCTGTAACTGTAAAAGGGGAATCCTGGAAAACATGGGGCATCCCTAGCAAGCATGGAGTTTATTCAGGCatcaagacacacacacccacgcctacccacccacacctacacccacccacaccaaacAGTTCCGCACCATCAAAGAGCCCTTGAAACTGAGGAGAGCTATTTTTGACACAGCGGCAGGAGGGATCCATCAGTggaccctctctctccctccgacTCATTCACCTGAACGCgggggagagggggaaaaaaaacaacacagttGCCCGTTTGAAACacctagattttttttttaaagcccaCTAACATAAATCTCTGAAATGGGAGTTTTCGCAGGGTAGAACACTGCCGCCCTGTTTGTGCACACACAGGATCTTGCATTCTTTCCATGACAGTGCGGTTAAGTGCAGAGAGCCCATATTCCGTTATATATCTCTCTCGGAGCTGAAGTGTCCAGCCTGATACAGTTCCGAATCGGGCAGGAAGGCATGGGAGAAGGGGTGGAGCAGGGGCAAGGAGGGTTTAGGGAAGAGTGGCGAGGCCTATTTCTATCtgggatgaggaggaggagatacCTTGACACATTCTTGTTCCGTGGAGTTGGTATCCTTCAGGGCAGGTGCAGGAATATTCGCCCGGGCTGTTAACGCAGGTATACTGGCACATGTAGCTGGAGAAGGCACACTCGTCGATGTCTGGATGACAGCGACAGAAAGCAAATCCATTGACCAACAGAGTCACGGCATCTGCCCCGACACACACGCTTGTGCACTGCTGAGTCTCTGAGTCGCCGTGTCATAAGAGCTTCCAGTGCTAACGGTTGCACTAAACACATATTGCAAAAACTGGCTTGCAGTCAGCTATGAATTCCTTTACAGGGCCAGATACTAAATACCTCACCAcgccagcaaaaaaaaaaatcttctgGTTTATTCTGCCTGTTACTCGTCTGCGGACGGGCAGGACATCCATGCTAAGCACCTAGCCGGTTTTTGTCATTCGCCCGTACCTACCCAGGCAGGAGACAGAGTCTGGAGCCAGCTCGAAGCCTTGGTTGCACTGGCAGATGAACGAACCCATCAGGTTGTAGCACTGGTGCTGACACGGCTGACTGACCTGACACTCGTTCACGTCTGAAAGAGAGCAGCGTTCAGCAGTCAGATGCTGTTCGGCCTCCAAGGGACAAGCAAGGTGGTGAGCGACTCCTTTGTTATTGTAGCAGAACAGCAAACCCCCTGGCATTATTCTCTCTGGCACGTTTCCTCCAAAGTACATTTCTAAAGCTTACTCGAAAACAagacatttatatatatatttttaaagctATTCAAGACTCTCATTGGGCTCAAAGAAATTTGTCAAGGACTCAGTACCTAATTTCCTATAAGCCAACCAAGGTGTTCTATTGCTGGTGAGAAGGTTCAAAGTTCACTTGCTACAGTGCTCTCATAGGAAGTGAATCATCACATAGCACAATCAACAAACAATATGGTATTAAAAAACTGGTAATGACTTTTGGAACAAGTGTTTTCAGTGGAGCGAGAAAAAAACCTGTAAACCTGAAAGACATTTGACAATAGAAATGCACAGGTAGAGACCGCAGGTTGACGTAGTATAGATGCATACCATACAACTTTGGGACAATGTACTAAAATATCACTAGCTTTCtgtttttgcatttcatttttaaAAGTTCAGCATTCAATTGACAAAATCGTTTAGCACAAAAAGAGGCTACACTAGACAGTGTAGATCTGCTGACAGGAGATGGGCCTGAACCCAAAACAATGAGCATGGGTTTGAGGAACAATAGCGTGCATGCATGAGCTGAGCACAATAACATTTGAACACCTCTGTTTTTCTTCTTCCCCTCAAATGGTCTGgggatgaaaaaaaaactggctGTGAGTCTTTAGCGGATGTCCTGAAAGCATAAACAAAAGCCGTTTGAAATCACGTGATGGCTTTAGTTGAGACCAATTGCACTCTTATTCCTCGCAGAAGAGAGGTACTCTCTCACTGTCCAATTCTCCCTAacacgcgcaaacacacacaggaacacacggCCTGACCATCTTTTGACAGTGTGGACACACAAGAGCAGGAGAAGATGCCCTGGTCTGCATCACTCACCCACACAGCTGTGGTTATTGCTGGCTAGTTGGTAGCCGCTGTTACATTCGCAGTAGTATGAGCCAGGGGTGTTCACACATCTGTGCATGCAGTAGTGTGACAAGAGGCACTCATCTCTGTCTGTGaggatgcacgcacacacacacacacacacacacacacacacacacacacacacacaaacaca containing:
- the efemp1 gene encoding EGF-containing fibulin-like extracellular matrix protein 1 isoform X2, which codes for MLGICVMVALCVGVVAQETEEPVSYTCTDGYEYDTVRQACKDIDECVIVPDACKGGMQCYNHFGGYLCLPRNAQIFVSSEDEQQPVEQDPPNPPVPPTLLERRAMRCSPGFTLDEHNCRDIDECTMGRHTCSPDQICYNTRGSFLCHCQPGYQKSGDLCVDRDECLLSHYCMHRCVNTPGSYYCECNSGYQLASNNHSCVDVNECQVSQPCQHQCYNLMGSFICQCNQGFELAPDSVSCLDIDECAFSSYMCQYTCVNSPGEYSCTCPEGYQLHGTRMCQDINECETGHECSEEEMCWNYFGGYRCYPSNPCQEPYVRTSENRCVCQSTSGCRGLPQSIVYKYMSIHSERAIPADIFQIQATNIYPNTHNTFRIRAGNDGGEFFLRRSSNVSAMLVLIKSLEGPLELIVDLEMLTHHTVTNYRTSSLLRLTIVVGPYAF
- the efemp1 gene encoding EGF-containing fibulin-like extracellular matrix protein 1 isoform X1 gives rise to the protein MITVTVQRPNVLASLQTAVLPGGKRVASTSVPQHRSEVAGNARATTMLGICVMVALCVGVVAQETEEPVSYTCTDGYEYDTVRQACKDIDECVIVPDACKGGMQCYNHFGGYLCLPRNAQIFVSSEDEQQPVEQDPPNPPVPPTLLERRAMRCSPGFTLDEHNCRDIDECTMGRHTCSPDQICYNTRGSFLCHCQPGYQKSGDLCVDRDECLLSHYCMHRCVNTPGSYYCECNSGYQLASNNHSCVDVNECQVSQPCQHQCYNLMGSFICQCNQGFELAPDSVSCLDIDECAFSSYMCQYTCVNSPGEYSCTCPEGYQLHGTRMCQDINECETGHECSEEEMCWNYFGGYRCYPSNPCQEPYVRTSENRCVCQSTSGCRGLPQSIVYKYMSIHSERAIPADIFQIQATNIYPNTHNTFRIRAGNDGGEFFLRRSSNVSAMLVLIKSLEGPLELIVDLEMLTHHTVTNYRTSSLLRLTIVVGPYAF
- the efemp1 gene encoding EGF-containing fibulin-like extracellular matrix protein 1 isoform X3, producing MITVTVQRPNVLASLQTAVLPGGKRVASTSVPQHRSEVAGNARATTMLGICVMVALCVGVVAQETEEPVSYTCTDGYEYDTVRQACKDIDECVIVPDACKGGMQCYNHFGGYLCLPRNAQIFVSSEDEQQPVEQDPPNPPVPPTLLERRAMRCSPGFTLDEHNCRDVNECQVSQPCQHQCYNLMGSFICQCNQGFELAPDSVSCLDIDECAFSSYMCQYTCVNSPGEYSCTCPEGYQLHGTRMCQDINECETGHECSEEEMCWNYFGGYRCYPSNPCQEPYVRTSENRCVCQSTSGCRGLPQSIVYKYMSIHSERAIPADIFQIQATNIYPNTHNTFRIRAGNDGGEFFLRRSSNVSAMLVLIKSLEGPLELIVDLEMLTHHTVTNYRTSSLLRLTIVVGPYAF